GTTCAAACTGCTCAAGGGCGTGGTGCTGTTGCTGGTCGGCGCCGCTCTGCTCCGATTGGTAGACCCTGAGATCGCCACGTTCCTGGCTCCGGCTATGGATCTCTTGCATCTCCACGGCCATTCCCGCCTGGTCCATTCCCTTCTGCTCAAGGTCTCCGCCTTGTCATCCCACAGCGTATTTTTGATGGCCTATGCCAGCCTGCTCTACTCCGTCTTTTTGCTCATCGAAGGCTGCGGCCTGTGGCTCGAAGCGTCGTGGGCCGGATACATGGCCGTCATCTCCACCAGTGTATTTCTGCCCGTCGAATTCTACGAAGTGCTGAAGCAGATCTCGCTCATGCATGTGGCGATGCTGCTCCTCAATGTCGCCATCGTGGGGTATCTGCTCGCGCAATTGGAACGACGGTCGCTGCGGTAACGCGGCAGCCTCCCCCTGAACCGATGCGAGCCTCAGTCACGGTCCAGGGGATTGCCTAGCTGCCGAGCTCCTCGGAGGGCGGTACAAGAGAATCAAACCGGGAGGAGACATCATGACTGAAGTCAATTCCATGTATCGTGCCGAGACGCGGAGTGATGGCCTCAAGGCCCAGATCGAAAAGCTCGAAGGCCTCGCCCATCATACGGCCGTGAATCCCACATTCGATCAGTTTGATGCGGAGACGGAAGACATTCTCATGAAGATATATGGCGCGAACCATAAGTACGTGGAATCGTACAAATACGCCACGGTGGGGGAGGCCGAAGCGCTGGTAAATCTGCCTGAATCGGCGCAGGAACCACAGACCCGAGATATTCCGAAAAAAGGGCTGCAGCAACGCCGGCAGGTGTTGCAGAGCATTCTGACCGATCTGCAGGGACTTGAATCGCAAGAAACTGAATTGCTTACCGGCGAAGATCGCGAAGATCCTCCCGGTCCCAGCTAGCCCCGCTGTACTCCGGAATTGTCCAGGACATGGAGGTGGTGGCCGCCGTTCCATTTATACCCAATGCGGTCGCTGCCTCCGCGAGCCCTTCCATACCCCATGTTCTCGTGGGCGCTTCTCTTCTGTCATCCCATCTTCATATCCCGCGATTCGCACGAGTTAAATTCAAAAAGGAATAGTCAGGCCCAGTCCCTTCGCCTGTACATCGGCGCAATGCCGGGAAGGGGAACTACCGGCCTGTTTCACGAAGTGTGGCCAGGTAGGCGATGAGGTCACGGACATCTTCGTCCCGGAGCAGTGTCTTAGGATACATGGCTGTGCCGGGGTGGCCGCGTTTGATCGAGCGGTAGCGGTCTTCGTCGTTCTGCGATTTCAGGGTGGCGGGATCCCGGAGGTTTGCGGGCGGCGCGGGCAGTGCGTCAAGCCGTTTGAACAAGTCGGCCGACATCGGGGGTCTTCGATTTAAATGTCCTTCGATACCATGGCAGATCGCGCATCCACCAAGTTCATGATAGAGCTGCCGTCCGCTTTTGGCATCACCCCGCAGCGAGGTGTCGGGTTCAGGGAAGACAGCGGGTGGTGACACCGTGCCGCGGATTGAAGCCAGGTAGGGGAGCAACGCAAGAATCTCTTCGTCGGAAAGGGCTTCCTTCGAGAGTGGATACATGGCGGTGCGGAGATGCCCGTGCCTGATCGACTCGAACCGTTGTTTGTCGGTGGTGAGGGTAAGCGCGGCTGCCTGTCGCAGGTCGGGCGGTGCCGGCGAGAGATGGTCGATATTGTCGCGGATGTTCTTGCTCAGTTGCGGGGGCAACCGGTTTCTGTAGCCATCGATGCCGTGGCACGTGGAGCAGAGGCCTTTGCCGTTGAAGATGGCTCGGCCTTGCTCGGCATCCACCGGTCCGTTGCCCGGCTGTATCTGTGGCGGCGATCCGGCCCAGAGCAGTGAGCCGGCCATCAACGAGGCTGCGAGACAGACGATCCCGGTGAGGGCCACTCTATGGCGGCCTCTTCGAATCGGCAACTGATAGGAGAACGTCGGCATGGTCAGTGTCCGGTTGGCGTGTCTGTCGGACCTGCTCCCCCATCATAATCGAGGAAGGGGGTACAGTGCCATCCCTGATAGAGGAGAAGCGCACTCCTGGCTGCCCCCCTTGGCGTGACTTCCTCGCGCCGGCTCGTCTTCTTCGGCCTCTTTCCTCTTCCTTCCGGCCCTCCGCCTTTGCCCGCTCAAGGCGGGAGATCGTTCCGTGACAACTGCTCAATACTACGTACTAGTGGTTTTCTCTGCGCCTCGTATTTGAGCGATCATTTCGTTTCAGATTGCGACAATAATTGGAACCATTCTGTTTCGTCGGAACCGCACGCTTTTTCTTGAAAACGGAACGGCCACTTGCCTAGAGTGCATCGCTTGAAGATTGTTTTATTATCATAGGAGGACGGTATGCGCAGGAATCGTGAGCGGTATGTGTTCGGTGGGGCCCTGGTGCTGGCTCTGGCAATGAGTTTGACCCCTGCCTTCTCTCAGGCTGCCGAGTGGGTGCATGAGGGGATGGCCGAAGAGGGGAAAGTTACGATGGGTTTTCGCGTGGGACCGAGCTTTACCACGCAAAGCGCCGGTGTCTCGACGGCCGGTCCGGCGCTGAACTTTCAAGGCATGTACGGACTGAACAAATGGTTCCGTCTCGGGATGATGTTGGAATGGGAGAATCACGGAATCGATGGGCCGCGAAACGGGTCGCTCAATACCATTACGCTGCTGCCGGTGAACCTGGAGTATCGTCCGGGGCACTTCGGCAACTTCATCCCCTATTTCACGACCGGTCTGGGCGTGAACATCAATACGAAGGATGTGAAAGATACGTTCGCCTGGCGGATCGGCGGCGGTATCGACTATGCCTTGACCAATCTGGTTCAGGGCGCGCCGAAAGGCCTGATGCTGAATATGGAAGCGGCCTGGAAGCGTAACCATCCCGACAGTGACGGGTCTACCATGGGCCTGCTCTTCGGTGTACGCCATACCTTCTAGCAGGATACGGTAAGAATTCCGCCGCCGGCGTGCTCGACACCCGTGAACCATGAAGCGTATCTCGTCGGGGTCAGCGCGTATGGTTGGTGGCGTATAGCTGAGAGTAAAGAGGCCCACTCTCACGGTCTTGCCATGCGCTATGAGCTCTATGCCGTAAGCTCTTTTCTACGGACGCGGGTACGGTCTTTTTGCGCATCCTGCGGGTGATTCTGGCACCGACACCGAGCACGAGTGAATCATCACGCAACAATCGAGGGGTTCAGCAGCCTGCTGATCCCGACTTCGAACGTTCCAACGAGTCCCCGAACGGGAATGCCGCCAAACCCGGGCAGTCAGTAGCGGTTACGCCGTTGCTGGCTGCTCCTTCAGCCCCGTGTTCGAGCGATCACCTCTGCCGGGCCTGCAGGCCGCCGATGACCCTGCTCACTCTTCGCTGAAATTGCTGCTGATCATCTTCTGAGGGGTGGGAGCATGGCCCCGGAGGATTGTGCTCTGTTCTGCGTGAGCCGAGGGCCGAGGGGTAGGCACGGCTGGAATCTGCTCGCGATCAGCTCCCGGCGGGCTTCTGCCGAAGATATTCGCGGAGGAGATCCCGCCAGGTGATGATGCCTTCGAGATGCCCGGTTGTTGTGACGACGGGGAGGCAGGACACGCGATGCTCAAGCAGCAGTCGTGCCGCTATTTCCACGGGCGTGTCGGCTGCGACCGTGATGAGTTTCCGGCTCATGATTTGATGGGCACGTTTGTTGAGCGTCGCCCGGTCGCGATCGGTTTCGGACAGTGTCCCGATATTGGGACTCACTGCCTTGAGCAGATCGCGATCTGAAATGATGCCGAGCAATTCCCGACCCTGTACGACCAGCAGGTGATGGAAATGAAATTCATTGAACAGGTCCCGCGCTCGAGCGAGGGAATCGTCCATGGTGACGGTGACGGCTCGTGTCGACATGATGGCACGTACTGTCGGCGGTGCGATGGTGTCGGAGGGGACAACCGGGAGAGGCATGTTCTCGGAATCATTGAGACCTGGTCGAGACATGGACGGCTCTCGTGGGCAGGAATTGGAATGTGTGTGTGGTTCGGCCGTTCCGCTCTGTTTCCCTTATCGGCGTGCGGGAGCGCATTCTTGAGAGTTTGGGGCGACTTGCGCACGGGCCGGAGGGCCGATCGAATGGCCGATTGCGGACGGATGTTGTGCGGGAGGGGCTCGCCCGGGCGTCCCGCTTCCTCTCCTGGTGAGGCGTTTCTGCTCGTATGGTGTATCCGCAAGGGCCGGAATTCCTACTGGTTCGGCATGATGGCGAAGTCGGTCTGTCGCCGGTGCGGGAGCCGACCGCAGCCCCCCTGCTGTTTCATTCGGCCGCAATGTGTTATAAGCTGTCTGTTTCTCTCGCCAATCAATCATGTTTCATTGCAGTGGGCCGTAGAATCAATCCAGACCTTCGCGGATCGCACGATCGTCAGACCGTCAGTTCCGAGAGGATTCACAGGGGGAAAGAATTAGGATGAGCAAGAAGGAAATCGATGCAGCGCGGCGACTGATGAGCCTGATGTTCAAGGCGCATCCTTGGCACGGAGTGTCCATGGGCGACCATGCGCCTGACCTGGTGACGGCCTATATCGAAATTGTGCCGACCGATACGGTGAAATACGAAGTGGACAAGGCCAGCGGGTTCCTCAAGGTCGACCGTCCGCAGCGGTTTTCCAACTATTGTCCGTCCTATTACGGGCTGATCCCGCAAACCTATTGCGGCGAGCGCGTGGCGAAACTGTTCGGCGCGCGGGCGGGCCGGCCGGACATGATCGGCGACGGCGATCCCCTTGATATCTGTGTGTTGACGGAGAAGACGATTCCGCACAGCGACATTCTGTTGACGGCCCGACCCATCGGCGGATTCAGCATGGCGGACGGCGGCGAGGCGGACGACAAGATCATCGCGGTCATGCGGGACGACGCCGTCTACGGGTCGTTTACCGATCTCAAAGATTGCCCGACGACGCTCCTGGATCGGCTGCACCACTATTTCCTGACGTACAAACACGCGCCGGGATCGACGCAGCACAAGGTCGAGATTACGAGCATGTATGGCCGGGACGAGGCCATGAAAGTCATTCACGCCAGTCATGACGACTACAAGCAGAAATTCCCTGAGTTGGAATTCATGTGGCCCGCCAGCATGAACAGCTAGTACTACCAAGAAAGGTTTATCCCCCCCTGATGAAACACACCACGACGCATTCGCAAACAGAGCCGGCAGCCAAAGGTTTTTCTCCCGGTTTTGCCGCGCTCGGATTAGAAGCCTCGCTGTTGACCACCCTGGAGGCCCTGGGCTACGAAGAGCCCACCCCGATTCAGCGTGAAGCCATTCCTCCGCTTCTGGAGGGGCGCGACTTGCTGGGGCAGGCCGCCACGGGAACCGGAAAAACAGCGGCGTTTGCGTTGCCGCTCCTGCAGCGGATCGCCCACGGGCCACGGCAGCGGCCCACGGCCTTGGTGTTGGTGCCGACCCGTGAACTGGCCGTGCAGGTGAGCGAGGCGGTGCAGCGGTACGGGAAAGAACTGCGGATCGGTGTGCTGGCTTTGTACGGCGGCCAAGCGATGGGGCCGCAACTGCAGGCGCTCAGACGCGGGGTGGAAGTCATTGTTGCGACGCCGGGCCGGGCCCTGGATCACCTTCGCCGCAAGACCTTGAAGCTGGCCGATCTTCAAGTGGTGGTGCTCGATGAGGCGGACGAAATGCTCGACATGGGCTTCGCCGACGACCTCGATGCCATTCTCGAACAGACTCCGGCGACCAAGCAGACTGCGTTGTTCTCGGCGACCATGCCGCCGCGGATTGCGTCCATCGCTCGCCGGCATTTGAAGAATCCGGTGGATGTGACGATTGCCCGTGAGCCGGTGAAGGCAGGCGCCGCGCCGCG
The window above is part of the Nitrospira sp. genome. Proteins encoded here:
- a CDS encoding CBS domain-containing protein, encoding MPLPVVPSDTIAPPTVRAIMSTRAVTVTMDDSLARARDLFNEFHFHHLLVVQGRELLGIISDRDLLKAVSPNIGTLSETDRDRATLNKRAHQIMSRKLITVAADTPVEIAARLLLEHRVSCLPVVTTTGHLEGIITWRDLLREYLRQKPAGS
- a CDS encoding porin family protein, whose translation is MRRNRERYVFGGALVLALAMSLTPAFSQAAEWVHEGMAEEGKVTMGFRVGPSFTTQSAGVSTAGPALNFQGMYGLNKWFRLGMMLEWENHGIDGPRNGSLNTITLLPVNLEYRPGHFGNFIPYFTTGLGVNINTKDVKDTFAWRIGGGIDYALTNLVQGAPKGLMLNMEAAWKRNHPDSDGSTMGLLFGVRHTF
- a CDS encoding inorganic pyrophosphatase; amino-acid sequence: MSLMFKAHPWHGVSMGDHAPDLVTAYIEIVPTDTVKYEVDKASGFLKVDRPQRFSNYCPSYYGLIPQTYCGERVAKLFGARAGRPDMIGDGDPLDICVLTEKTIPHSDILLTARPIGGFSMADGGEADDKIIAVMRDDAVYGSFTDLKDCPTTLLDRLHHYFLTYKHAPGSTQHKVEITSMYGRDEAMKVIHASHDDYKQKFPELEFMWPASMNS
- a CDS encoding DUF2127 domain-containing protein; translated protein: MMPVMTPPSPRGGLALIALFKLLKGVVLLLVGAALLRLVDPEIATFLAPAMDLLHLHGHSRLVHSLLLKVSALSSHSVFLMAYASLLYSVFLLIEGCGLWLEASWAGYMAVISTSVFLPVEFYEVLKQISLMHVAMLLLNVAIVGYLLAQLERRSLR
- a CDS encoding cytochrome c, which translates into the protein MPTFSYQLPIRRGRHRVALTGIVCLAASLMAGSLLWAGSPPQIQPGNGPVDAEQGRAIFNGKGLCSTCHGIDGYRNRLPPQLSKNIRDNIDHLSPAPPDLRQAAALTLTTDKQRFESIRHGHLRTAMYPLSKEALSDEEILALLPYLASIRGTVSPPAVFPEPDTSLRGDAKSGRQLYHELGGCAICHGIEGHLNRRPPMSADLFKRLDALPAPPANLRDPATLKSQNDEDRYRSIKRGHPGTAMYPKTLLRDEDVRDLIAYLATLRETGR